In Anaeromyxobacter sp., the following proteins share a genomic window:
- a CDS encoding cytochrome c3 family protein, producing MKRLVLVAAALFALNASAATAPKEPQVLEAKQGNVTFKHATHAAVKCAVCHGPGEAKAIGKLGKDAAHKLCLECHKAEKKGPAKCAECHVKAK from the coding sequence ATGAAGCGCCTGGTCCTCGTCGCCGCCGCCCTCTTCGCCCTGAACGCCTCCGCCGCCACCGCTCCCAAGGAGCCGCAGGTGCTGGAGGCCAAGCAGGGCAACGTGACCTTCAAGCACGCCACCCACGCCGCGGTGAAGTGCGCCGTCTGCCACGGCCCCGGCGAGGCCAAGGCCATCGGCAAGCTGGGCAAGGACGCGGCCCACAAGCTCTGCCTGGAGTGCCACAAGGCGGAGAAGAAGGGCCCGGCCAAGTGCGCCGAGTGCCACGTCAAGGCCAAGTGA
- a CDS encoding J domain-containing protein: MLVHEISWDEVVRAGTVMFGPTFVAAADQGGWHGELKRAFRRRAFETHPDRAVVLGRSEAELAREFRAVSEAYELLVRLRAGPLPTLCPPPPPSPPPTPRPAARAAPPPGRARVHRPATPPPGRSAAPPPGAAPRGAERTGPTATGQAWRAAGGEGQRARAAAAAAAAAPPVTPPVSPPPAAAGRRWSARAAGPSAPPPDRSRFEPPRAAPAVPPWAVAGLPRRRLRLAEFLYYSGRVGWQDFVAAVAWQRTQRPAVGRIAVDFGFLERFEVAEILERRRAEGVRQPFGEFAVRHGYLTPFQLLALLGQQLRLQQPIGRYFVQRGLVSDLDLDDARGTIFRHNARQAP; encoded by the coding sequence GTGCTGGTGCACGAGATCAGCTGGGACGAGGTGGTCCGCGCCGGCACGGTGATGTTCGGGCCCACCTTCGTGGCCGCGGCCGACCAGGGCGGCTGGCACGGCGAGCTGAAGCGCGCCTTCCGTCGCCGCGCCTTCGAGACCCACCCGGATCGCGCGGTGGTGCTGGGGCGCAGCGAGGCCGAGCTGGCCCGCGAGTTCCGCGCCGTCTCCGAGGCCTACGAGCTGCTGGTGCGGCTCAGGGCCGGCCCGCTGCCCACCCTCTGCCCGCCCCCGCCGCCGAGCCCGCCGCCGACGCCGCGCCCGGCCGCCCGCGCCGCGCCGCCGCCTGGCCGGGCCCGGGTGCACCGGCCGGCCACGCCACCGCCCGGCCGATCCGCCGCCCCGCCCCCTGGCGCCGCTCCCCGCGGCGCCGAGCGCACGGGGCCGACCGCCACGGGCCAGGCGTGGCGCGCCGCCGGGGGCGAGGGGCAGCGGGCCCGCGCCGCGGCCGCCGCCGCCGCCGCAGCGCCACCGGTGACGCCGCCGGTCTCGCCGCCACCCGCCGCCGCAGGCCGCCGCTGGAGCGCCCGGGCCGCCGGGCCCTCGGCGCCGCCCCCCGACCGGTCGAGGTTCGAGCCCCCCCGCGCCGCGCCGGCCGTCCCGCCCTGGGCCGTGGCCGGCCTGCCGCGCCGCCGCCTTCGCCTGGCCGAGTTCCTCTACTACTCGGGCCGGGTGGGCTGGCAGGACTTCGTGGCGGCCGTCGCCTGGCAGCGCACGCAGCGCCCGGCGGTGGGGCGCATCGCGGTGGACTTCGGCTTCCTGGAGCGGTTCGAGGTGGCGGAGATCCTGGAGCGGCGGCGCGCCGAGGGGGTGCGCCAGCCCTTCGGCGAGTTCGCCGTGCGCCACGGCTACCTCACCCCCTTCCAGCTGCTGGCCCTGCTCGGCCAGCAGCTCCGGCTGCAGCAGCCCATCGGCCGCTACTTCGTGCAGCGCGGCCTGGTCAGCGACCTCGACCTGGACGACGCGCGCGGCACCATCTTCCGCCACAACGCCCGGCAGGCCCCCTAG
- a CDS encoding sel1 repeat family protein, whose amino-acid sequence MPRSNDTLRLAACLSLLSACATAPSGPPPRAAAETLESRCTLGYPVACRDLGRAHLLGQGAAPDDRLAAAYATKACEMGEAAGCADLGVLSAIGRGVAQSDARAVALSRRACDGAFALACSNLGVMTVEGVNTLALRPDEAGEAGQKTVRWFRAACETGVPEGCLNLGSALEAGTLVPRDVPGAVRALRKACDGGLPLACYRLGLLATRSAEVPGEVSPAPLYATACAAAIAPACDLAGLPVPPPSVRTPTPRLVDEPRSLALGIPGAGGFHPTDLTPSSRGPRRAREEVRRPTEALLAAVPPELRGRLDLGGAPRPGDAGDPPVDLLVALRRHQLGSCYQAERKNPGVRTEVLVAFLVEADGSPAEVRAAAAPADPELETCAAEVVTGWEFPVPAGGLAGPYLVRFAFESAPAGSPPTLTPPGGLRPALKEPGCIERKLRVPPEFRGTVGGATVKLAVDGNGTPILFHAVTPAPEPLVAAIADAVRACEWVPGAEPSGRPSALWVTVQVKIDGR is encoded by the coding sequence ATGCCCCGTTCGAACGATACCCTCCGCCTGGCCGCCTGCCTGTCGCTCCTGTCCGCCTGCGCCACCGCCCCGTCCGGCCCGCCGCCGCGGGCGGCCGCCGAGACGCTGGAGTCCCGCTGCACCCTCGGGTACCCGGTGGCCTGCCGCGACCTGGGCCGCGCCCACCTGCTCGGGCAGGGCGCCGCGCCGGACGACCGGCTGGCCGCCGCCTACGCCACCAAGGCCTGCGAGATGGGCGAGGCGGCCGGCTGCGCCGACCTGGGCGTCCTCTCGGCCATCGGCCGGGGCGTGGCCCAGAGCGACGCGCGCGCCGTGGCCCTGTCCCGGCGCGCCTGCGACGGCGCCTTCGCGCTGGCCTGCTCCAACCTGGGCGTCATGACGGTGGAGGGCGTGAACACGCTGGCGCTGCGCCCCGACGAGGCGGGCGAGGCCGGCCAGAAGACCGTCCGCTGGTTCCGCGCCGCCTGCGAGACCGGCGTGCCGGAGGGCTGCCTCAACCTGGGCAGCGCCCTGGAGGCGGGCACCCTGGTGCCCCGCGACGTACCGGGCGCGGTGCGCGCCCTGCGCAAGGCCTGCGACGGGGGCCTGCCGCTGGCCTGCTACCGCCTCGGGCTGCTGGCCACCCGCTCGGCCGAGGTGCCGGGCGAGGTGTCCCCCGCGCCGCTCTATGCCACCGCCTGCGCCGCGGCCATCGCCCCGGCCTGCGACCTGGCCGGCCTGCCGGTGCCGCCGCCCTCGGTGCGCACGCCCACGCCGCGCCTGGTGGACGAGCCGCGCAGCCTGGCGCTCGGCATCCCCGGCGCCGGCGGGTTCCACCCCACCGACCTCACCCCCTCCTCGCGCGGCCCGCGCCGCGCCCGGGAGGAGGTGCGCCGGCCCACCGAGGCGCTGCTGGCGGCGGTGCCGCCGGAGCTGCGCGGCCGGCTCGACCTCGGCGGCGCGCCGCGCCCGGGCGACGCCGGCGACCCGCCGGTGGACCTGCTGGTGGCGCTGCGCCGCCACCAGCTGGGCAGCTGCTACCAGGCGGAGCGGAAGAACCCGGGGGTGCGCACCGAGGTGCTGGTGGCCTTCCTGGTGGAGGCCGACGGCAGCCCGGCCGAGGTGCGCGCCGCCGCGGCGCCCGCCGATCCGGAGCTGGAGACCTGCGCGGCCGAGGTGGTGACCGGCTGGGAGTTCCCGGTGCCGGCCGGCGGCCTGGCCGGCCCGTACCTGGTGCGCTTCGCCTTCGAGTCGGCCCCGGCCGGCAGCCCGCCCACGCTCACCCCGCCCGGCGGCCTGCGCCCCGCGCTCAAGGAGCCCGGCTGCATCGAGCGCAAGCTGCGCGTGCCGCCGGAGTTCCGCGGCACGGTGGGCGGCGCCACCGTCAAGCTGGCGGTGGACGGCAACGGCACCCCCATCCTCTTCCACGCGGTGACCCCCGCGCCCGAGCCGCTGGTGGCGGCCATCGCCGACGCGGTGCGGGCCTGCGAGTGGGTCCCCGGCGCCGAGCCCTCCGGCCGGCCGTCCGCGCTGTGGGTGACGGTGCAGGTCAAGATCGACGGGCGGTGA
- a CDS encoding ferredoxin → MLRKIVQIDEARCDGCGECLSSCAEGAIALVGGKARLVSEVYCDGLGACLGDCPQGAISVIEREAPGFDEGAVADHLARLGRPAPAHATARPADQGAPHAPAAHPATGHQGHAHAAPPGGCPGSAPRALPRLGLTVVKDAPGPAAPPAPRQGGSTLSHWPVQLTLVPPGAPWLKGADLLVAADCVPFAYAGFHADLLAGKALVVGCPKLDDNQAYAAKLADLIARNDLRSITVVRMEVPCCGGLAWAAREGLARSGSQVPLTDVVIGVDGSVRSA, encoded by the coding sequence ATGCTGCGAAAGATCGTGCAGATCGACGAGGCCCGCTGCGACGGCTGTGGTGAGTGCCTCTCCTCGTGCGCCGAGGGGGCCATCGCGCTGGTGGGCGGCAAGGCCCGGCTGGTGTCGGAGGTCTACTGCGACGGCCTGGGGGCCTGCCTGGGCGACTGCCCGCAGGGCGCCATCTCGGTGATCGAGCGCGAGGCGCCCGGCTTCGACGAGGGCGCGGTGGCCGACCACCTGGCCCGCCTCGGGCGGCCCGCCCCGGCCCACGCCACCGCCCGCCCGGCCGACCAGGGCGCGCCACACGCGCCGGCGGCCCACCCCGCGACCGGCCACCAGGGCCACGCCCACGCCGCGCCGCCCGGCGGCTGCCCCGGCTCGGCGCCGCGCGCCCTGCCTCGCCTCGGGCTCACCGTGGTGAAGGACGCCCCGGGCCCGGCCGCGCCGCCGGCGCCGCGCCAGGGCGGCTCCACGCTCTCCCACTGGCCGGTGCAGCTCACGCTGGTGCCGCCCGGCGCACCCTGGCTGAAGGGCGCCGACCTGCTGGTGGCCGCCGACTGCGTGCCCTTCGCCTACGCCGGCTTCCACGCCGACCTGCTGGCCGGCAAGGCGCTGGTGGTGGGCTGCCCCAAGCTCGACGACAACCAGGCCTACGCGGCCAAGCTGGCCGACCTGATCGCCAGGAACGACCTGCGCTCCATCACGGTGGTGCGCATGGAGGTGCCCTGCTGCGGCGGGCTGGCCTGGGCGGCGCGCGAGGGGCTGGCGCGCAGCGGCTCGCAGGTTCCGCTCACCGACGTGGTCATCGGCGTGGACGGCTCGGTCCGGAGCGCCTGA
- a CDS encoding NAD(P)H-quinone oxidoreductase → MKAVRFTGKGGPEVVELAEVEQPSPQRGEVLVRVRAAAMNRADLLQRRGLYPPPPGFREDIPGLELAGEVAAVGAGVTAWKVGDRVMAIASGEAQAEYALAHERMLLRVPEGMSLTDAGALPEAGLTAHDAMFTIGGLRPGAAVLIHAVGSGVATAALQIARAAGALTIGTSRTADKLEKARALGLDHGILVGQEEPKFAEEVRKLTGKRGAAVVLDFVAGAYTPENLSCVAPGGRIVIIGTMGGGKPVVDLGLLMRSRGSIVGTVLRPRPLEEKIAATVAFGRDVLPLIAAGRVKPVVDCVLPAARAREAHQRMEANDSFGKIVLEF, encoded by the coding sequence ATGAAGGCGGTCCGATTCACCGGCAAGGGTGGTCCGGAGGTGGTGGAGCTGGCCGAGGTGGAGCAGCCCAGCCCGCAGCGCGGCGAGGTGCTGGTGCGGGTGCGCGCGGCGGCCATGAACCGGGCGGATCTCCTGCAGCGGCGCGGCCTCTACCCGCCGCCCCCCGGGTTCAGGGAGGACATCCCGGGCCTGGAGCTGGCCGGCGAGGTGGCGGCGGTGGGCGCCGGCGTGACCGCCTGGAAGGTGGGCGACCGGGTCATGGCCATCGCCTCGGGCGAGGCCCAGGCCGAGTACGCGCTGGCCCACGAGCGGATGCTGCTCCGGGTGCCGGAGGGGATGAGCCTCACCGACGCCGGCGCCCTCCCCGAGGCCGGCCTGACGGCCCACGACGCCATGTTCACCATCGGCGGGCTGCGCCCCGGCGCCGCCGTCCTCATCCACGCGGTGGGCTCGGGCGTGGCCACGGCGGCGCTCCAGATCGCGCGGGCTGCCGGCGCGCTCACCATCGGCACCAGCCGCACCGCCGACAAGCTCGAGAAGGCCAGGGCGCTCGGCCTCGACCACGGCATCCTGGTCGGCCAGGAGGAGCCGAAGTTCGCCGAGGAGGTCCGGAAGCTCACGGGGAAGCGCGGCGCCGCCGTGGTCCTCGACTTCGTGGCCGGCGCCTACACGCCGGAGAACCTCAGCTGCGTGGCGCCGGGCGGCCGGATCGTCATCATCGGCACCATGGGCGGCGGCAAGCCGGTGGTGGACCTGGGCCTGCTGATGCGATCGCGCGGCAGCATCGTGGGCACGGTGCTCCGCCCGCGCCCGCTCGAGGAGAAGATCGCCGCCACCGTGGCCTTCGGCCGCGACGTCTTGCCCCTCATCGCCGCCGGCCGGGTGAAGCCGGTGGTGGACTGCGTCCTCCCCGCCGCCCGCGCCAGGGAGGCGCACCAGCGGATGGAGGCCAACGACTCGTTCGGGAAGATCGTGCTGGAGTTCTGA